DNA from Chitinophaga pendula:
GGGTTCGCCGGCTATCACGACGGTGCGGGGGGACAGGTAGGCGGTGGACAGGGAGGTACCGCTGAGCAGGCCGCCGCCACCTACGGGCGCCAGGATGGTATCGAAGGTGAAGCGGCTGTCTTCTATGAGTTCTTTGGCGGCGGTGGCTTGTCCGGTGATGACATGATCGTTATCGAAGGGATGTATCATGTGGGCGCCTTCGCTGCTGATGATCGCTTCTACGCCAGCTTCGCGGGCTTCGAGGGTAGGTTCACACTCTATGACGGAGGCGCCATAGTCTATGACGGCTTGTTTTTTCACTATTGGTGCGGTACGCGGCATAACGATATAGGCGGGCAGTCCTACCTGGCGGGCGGCGTAGGCGATGGCCTGTGCGTGGTTGCCGGAGGAGTGTGTCACGATGGACTTTGCGGTGCCTTTGTCGGCCAGTTGTAATACGGCGTTGAGGCCACCTCTAGCTTTGAACGCCCCTATCTTCTGGAAGTTCTCACACTTGAAATATATTTCGGCGCCTGTCAGTTCATTAATGAATGTATTGGTCATTACCGGAGTACGGTGGATGAATGGCCGTATGCGATCGTGTGCTTGTCGTATATCGTTTAACGTGATCATTGTATGGATACTTTGAGCGTTTTTGTTTGTGTGGTCGTTATTGCGGCAGTTCAGCGACAGCATCAATTTCTACGAGGTAGCCATGATGCAGTTCGGGTACGGGTATGATGGCACGTGCCGGTTTGTGGTTGCCCATAGCGGCGGCGTATAGCTGGTTGAATACGGGCCAGTATTGCACGCCGGCGATGTATACGTTGACTTTTACGATATGATTGACCGCTGCGCCGGCGGCTTTGACCACTTCCAGCAGGTTGCTGATAGCTTGCTGTGCCTGGACTTCAAAAGGTTCGGCGGAGGTATGTGAGCCATCGGGTTTAACGGGCAGTTGTCCTGATACGAACAGGAGGTTACCGCTGACTACACCAGGGGTGTAATGGCCTGCGGGTGTGGGTAAGTTGGCGGGCGCGATCATCTTCATCGGCAGAAATTTAGTTGTTAAATAAAGCGTGGTTCCGTTCCGGTGGCGACCGGATTTGCAGCAGCAAAGGTAAACGATCTGTTACGATCTATTTAGGCGGTATGTTCCTGACTTTTTTCATGAGGGCAGCTGGTGCGAGGCGGTTAAGCAGGAGGGCGGCCCATTCGCTGCTTTTTTTGCCGACGTATGCTTCGAATTTGCCGGCGGCGACGAGGCGGGAGATCTGTTGAGCGGCTTTATGGGCGGAGAGGCCATTTTTGATATTGTCGCTGGTAACGCCTAACGGGCTACCATCTTTTGTAACGGCATGTACGGTGATATTGGTCTGGATATAACCGGGCGTGAGTACGGTGACCTTTATGTTGTCCTGATGTACTTCGGCACGGAGGCAGTCGAAGAAACCGTGGAGGGCATGTTTGGCGCCGGCATATGCAGCACGTAAGGGGGTACCTATTTTACCCATGACGCTGCTCATGACGACGAAGTGGCCGTTGCGGCGTTGCTGGAAGTGAGGCAGCAATGCTTTGGTGAGGGCTACGTAGCTGAAGTAGTCCAGTTCCATGACGCGGCGGTGTACTTCCATCTCGGTTTCTGCTACGGTGGAGCGGGAGCTGATACCGCCATTGTGGACCATGATATCTACCTGACCGAAGAGGGCGATGGCTGCTGTTGTTTTTGCGGGCAGTGCGTTGATATCTTCGAGGTCCAGCGGGAGTATTTTGACATTGCCGGGGCTGGTGGTAGCTTGGCGAACGCGTTCCAGTTCGGCCTCACGGCGGCTGGAGAGTATGAGTTTGGCGCCTGCTGCAGCCCATTGATAAGCGAGTGCTTCTCCTATACCGGAGGAGGCACCGGTGATCCAGATCACTTTACCCGTATAATAGCCCATTGTATTGATTTGACGAAGCTGATTTAATGATGTTGTATTATGAATGTACGTGTTGCAGGTGTTCGAGGTTTTTGAGGGTGAGCCATGCCATGAGGCCGGTAGATACTTCCAGTGCATGTTCGTCTACATCGAAGGTAGCGGTATGCAGGCCGGAGGTGATGCCTTTGTCTACGTTGCCGGTGCCGAGGCGATAGAAGCAAGCATCTGCTACCTGGGAGTAGGATGCGAAGTCTTCGGCGGCCATCCAGATATCGAGGTCGACAACGTTGGCGGCGCCCAGGTATTCGACGGTATGTTGGCGGGTGAGGGCGGTGAGTTTTTCTTCGTTGATCAATACGGGATATCCTTTCCGGATCTCGATATGGCACTTCCCTCCCATTCCTTCTACCTGTGATTTGGCGATCTGTTCTATGCGGCGATGTGCTTCCTTGCGCCATTGTTCGTCGAGGGTGCGGAAGGTACCTTCTATGGTGACTACGTCGGGGATGACGTTGTGGATGCCGGCGCCGATGAATCGGCCGAATGATAGTACGGACGGTGTGAGTGGGTTGGCGTGGCGGCTTACGACCTGCTGGAGGGCGGTAAGCATCTGGCAGGCGATCATGATGGGATCGATCACGATGTTGGGCATGGCGGCGTGGCCACCTTTTCCTTCTACGGTGATATAGATCTCGTCGACGCTGGCCATGTATTTACCGGCGCGGAACCCTATTTTGCCGGCTGCCAGTTCGGGCATGGTATGTTGACCGAGGATGCTGGCGGGGCGGGGATTTTCGAGTACTCCCTCTTTAATGAGGATGCTGGCACCTCCCGGCAGGAGTTCTTCTCCAGGCTGGAATATCAGTTTGACGGTACCGGCCCATTCTTCTTCCAGTGCTTTGAGAATACGGGCGGAGCCCAGCAGCGAGGAGGTGTGTACGTCGTGTCCGCAGGCATGCATGACGCCCGGGTTTTGCGAGCGGTAGGGTACCTCGTTGCGTTCTTGTATGGGGAGGGCGTCGATATCGGCGCGGAGGGCCATGATGGCGCCACCCGGCTTTTTACCTTTGATCTCGGCGATGACACCTGTGGTGGCCATACGTTTGAAAGGCAGACCTATTTCGGTCAGTTTTTGCTCTATGAAGGAGGCAGTATTGTGTTCTACGAATGAGAGTTCGGGGTTGGTATGGAGGTGGCGGCGGTTGGCGATGGTATCGGCATGCAGCTGCCTGGCCAGATCCTGTATCTTTTGTTTCAGCATGGCTGGATAGCAGTTTTCATTACAAAGACCACTAATGTACGATCTATTTGCCGCGCCGCATAACTGAAAATCAGCGCACTCCTATCCTATTGTTAGTCAACTTATTACAAACTCTTTGTATAAGCGTTCTATAAGCGTTGTATATCCATTGTATAAGCATTCTATATCCATTGTATAAGCGAGGTATACCCTTCCTATAGGCATCCTGTATCCATTGTATACCGATTGTATAAGGATGTCTATGCTTTGCTTATACAAATGTTATACGAATGATACAGGAATGCTATAGGAAAGATATAGCAGTACTTTCCGTAAGTTATCTTGACGGTTATTTTTCGAGGAATTGTTTGAGGTTGGTACCGATGATCTGGGTCCATCCGGCGGTGAAACTTTCGATACCGAAGTTTTTGTCGTCGCGGGACGGGAATGATTCGAGGCCTCTGTGGGTGAGTACGAGGCGTGTTTTATCACCATCCGGGAAGAGTTCGAAGGTAACGAACGATTCGCCGGGGAAGCCCTGGTATTTCCAGCTGTAGGTGAGTTTTTTGCCCGGTTCTACTTCGGTTACTTCGCAGAGGTGGACATATTGTTTGTCATCAGCGCCAGCGGAAAATTCAAAGAAGAAGCCTACTTCCGGTTTGAAGTCTTCCAGGTCGAAGTACCATTCTTTCATTTGGCGGTGGTCGGTGATCGCCTGCCATACTTTGGCGGCGGGGGCATTGAACGTGCGTTCAAAGAGAAGCGGTGTGTTACTCATAAGGCCGTATTTGTATTGAAGATATGAAACGATCAGGCGGCAAGTATTGTTCCGGTGGATAGACACCGCACTCATTGCGTAACCTTTCAGTTACAAATATAACGATACCTTTTGGTTACGCAAATAAAATTGGCGTGGGTGAGCAGGGAGCAATTATTCCCTGGCTGAAAAATTTCTCCCTTATTGTCTGCCCCTGTAATTCTGTGGAAGTTTGCGTCTATTAAAAGTGAGCTAATCATCAACAAAAAAAGAAGGCTATGACAACGACAACACAGCAAACAGGCGTTACGGTAATTGGATTGGGGGATATGGGCAGTGTATTGGCGCATGTATTATTAGATAAGGGGTATACGGTGACGGTGTGGAACCGTCGCCGTGATAAGGCGGCGGCGTTAGTGGCCCGGGGGGCGATGCTGGCGACTGATGTGGTGGCAGCGGTGGGCGCCAGTGCGGTGACGATCATTTGTGTGACGGATTATGCGATCTCGCACGGTATCCTGCATACGGCGGCGGTGGGTGCGGCACTGTCGGGGCGGTTGCTGATTGAGTTGAGTACGGGTACGCCGGCGGATGCTCGTCATGGTGAGCGATGGGCAGCTGCGCAAGGTATTGTTTACCTGGACGGGGCGATCCTGGCGACACCGCGCCAGGTGGGGCGTGCGGACACACCGATCTTTGTTTCGGGCGACAGGGCCGCTTATGAACGCGGAGTGGACATTTTGCAGGCATTAGCCGGCGGGCTGCAATATATGGGGGAGGCACCAGGAGCAGCGGCGGCGTGGGACCTGGGCTTTTTGAGTTACCTGTTCATGGGGGCGTTAGGATTGCTCCATGCGGCCCGCATTTTTGAGACGGAAGGTATACCGGTGGATGGGCTGGGGAATATGATCGCGCAGGTATCGCCGGGTATCGGGGAGATGATCCAGGGGATGGCGCTGGCTATTCACCAAAATGATTTTGAGCAGCCGGAGAGTTCGTTATTGATCTGTGCCCTGACGATGGACCTGTTAATCCGGCAGGCGGCGGAGAACGGCATTAACGATGAGATGCCGCGGTTTTTCAAAGGGCTTTATCAGCGGGGGTTGGATGCAGGTTATGGCGGGGAGAAATTTGCCGCTATGATCAAGGTATTGCGATAGTCCGCCATGTAAAAGCAGGCCGGTCGTTGGTAGTGACCGGCCTGTTTTTTATTTGTTGATGCTAATGGGGCATTCGATGGTGAAAGTGGCACCTATGTCCGGGGAGGTGTCAATATCCAGTGTGCCATGGAGGAATTCTACCCTTGAGCGGATATTGGTCATGCCGGAGCTGGTGGCCTGCCGGAGTTTATCTGCCGGTATTCCTTTGCCATTGTCTTCTACGATGAGGAGGATGCTCTCTTCATTTTCCTGGAGCTGTACCAGTATCTCTGCGGCATCGGCATGTTTGATGGCATTGTTGACGAGTTCCTGCATGACGCGGTATAGGACGATCTGCCGGGTTGTTTCCATTTTATTGGAGTAGTGTAAGACCTGGCAGACGATATTGTATCCGGTGCTGCGCAGGCCATCGCAGTAGGCGGTGGAGGCGGCGCCCAGTCCGAACTTGACCAGGGTTTCGGGCATGAGGCTCCAGGCGATGCGGCGCAGTTCGTCTGTTGCATAGTTGAGCCATTGCAGGCATTTCTCCAAGGCGTTATGGGCAGTAGGTTGTTCGTTTGTCTTCAGTAAGGTGGACAGTTCCATTTTTGTACCGGACAATATGCCTCCCAGTCCGTCGTGCAGGTCGCGGGCGAGGCGGGTACGTTCCTGCTCCTGTCCTTCCAGCATGGCATATAGCAAGGAGATGCGATGTTCCTGTTGGATCTTTTCCATTTCGAAAGCGTATACCCGTTTGCGGTTGCGATGCAGGATATACAAGAGGAATAAGAGGATGAGCAGGATGATGAAACCGGCGATAAGCAGGTAGTTGATGAAGGCGCTGCGTTGCAGTATGAGTTCCTGTTGTTTGGTCTTGTTGCGTAGTCGTAGTATCTGTTGTTCTTTTTTAGCATTTTGATAGCGGGCTTCGAGGTCGGCGACCTGTATTTTGACTTCTTCCTGTTTGATGCTATCGTTGAGTTGATTGTATTTTCTCAGCCAGGCGTATGCCTGCGGGCGGTTGCCACTGCTATCTTCTATGGCGGCGAGTAGCTGGAGGGCTTCTAGCTCGTTGATGGCTGCTTTTTCTACGACGGCTTTATCATAGAAGAGGCGGATATATTTCCGGGCGTTGGGATAGTCTTTGAGGGTGAAGTAGGTTTCGCCCATGCCTTTCCAGATATTGTTGAGGGGGTAGTCTCTGCGGTATTTTACGGCGATCTCCTCTCCTTTTCTGAAGGCAGCGAGGGCGGCCTGCTGTTGGCCTATCTTGCGCAGGTATTGTGCTTCATGTACGTAGTAGCTGGGCCAGAGGTCTGACACGCTCATGCCATCCAGTACTGTTTTCGCTTCATCGAGGTAGTATTTCATTTGCGGGATGGAGTCGAGGGCCTCCATACATTCGGACATGTTGAGATAGACGAGAGTGAGGCTTTCTTTGAGCGGGGTGCGTTTGAATATTTCTATGGCCCGTATGAAGTAGGGATAGGCTTTGCGTTGTTCGTTGACGTTATTGAGTTCGGATGCGATGTTGGCGATGACGACGCCCAGGGCATTGGAATCTTTGGTACGTTCTATATCGGGGATGAGGCCGATGAGCAGTTCCAGTTCTGTTTTGGGCAGCCGGAGGATGGCCATGACGTTGGCGATGTTGCCTACTGCGCGGATGTGGATGAACAGGCCCATGGCGGAGGTATCGTTGCGGGTGAGGCTATCAGCCAGCTGGAAGTTTCTTTTGGCATCGTCGAAGTTGCTGACATCGAGATAGCAGAATCCGAGGGAGTAGTATCCGAAAGCGATGCCATGCCGGTATTGTTGTTTCCTGTTGATGTCCAGGCATTGCCGTGCGTAGCGGAATGCTTTGATGGAGTCCTGCCCGGAGTATGCCTGTGAGAGGAGGCCCATGACCCAGGCTCTGCCGGTATCTGTTTTCTTTTTAGGTAATAGTTGTTCCAGGCTGTCGATGCGCCGGCGCAAGTCATTTTGCGCCTGTAGTTGAGCAGCAGACAGCATCAACAACTGGATGATAATGACAATCAGGTAATATTTCTTCATGTATTTCCCCCCTTTACAAACTAGTGTTTAGCGTTTTTTTATAAGTACAAGTAGCGGTTGTCAGTTGACTTCCAGCAGGTCTTTTGCCGGCAGTTTAGGAAAAGGCTGATGCGGTTCTGTCTGGTACCAGAATACGACGGATGCGATATCGGATTGTTGTGCGAGGTATCGGCCATTATGTCGCCAGCCGAGGTCCTGTATGGTTACTTTCAGTGACTTATCGAACCGGATAGGGTCCATGATATGCCATCGATAGAGACCGAATCGTTGTTGTGAGCGGTAGGAACCATCGGGGCGTATCACTTGTGGCAGTCCGGAATAGGGGCTGGAGAATTCGATGTACTTCCCTCCCCTGTCGAAGTTGTAGGAGCCACAGAAATAGTCTTCTGTACCGGTGCCGCAGATGGTTGGGTATTTTGTATCTCCATCGAGGAAAAATTTGATCTCTCCTTCTCCCCACCATCCGTTATTATTGACACCCCAGGCCATGTATACCCCTACGTATTGTCCTTTTCCTTTGATGTTGTCGGTGATGATGTAGTCGGAAGAGGTGTTGGGGTTGGTACGTCGGAATTGGGCATGGAAATAGGCGGCATCGTCGGGTACATCGGTGAGGGTGTAGTCGACCTGGTAGTATAGGCGCATGGGTTCCTGGTTGATATTTTCCATGGTGATGCGGCATTTTTTGCGGAAGGGCATGGCCCAGTAGCAATTGAATGCGCTGCCCGGGTTGACGGCGACGGGTAAGGAAGAGAGGGGGGCATATTCGCCCCAGCCCATGCCGAAGAAGTCGCCTACGGGGCATTCTACGGAAGGTTCTTTTTCGTCGTCCCAGTAGATGCGGAGGATGGAGAAGCGCCAGATGCCGGTGGGTGTCATCCAGATGTGCTGGATAGCACCGGCGCTATTGATCTCTGCCAAGGTGAATGTTTGGCCCGGGTTGATGATGACGAAGGGGTTTACTTTCCAGCCGGCGCCGAGGTCGCGGGCAGCATCGGCGGCGTTGGCGGCATTAGGTTGTTGTTTGTCTTGGAGGCGGGCCATGCCACCTTTACCTTTTTCGCCGCTGAAGTTTTCCGGGCTGATGGAGCGGGTTTGTGCGTTGGAGAGGCGGTAGAGGTTGCCCAGGTGCATATCCAGGCCATTGAAGCGGTTTTGCTGTTGTGCGGGCAGGGTGACTGGGAGCAATAGCAGTGCGGCCCAAGCGAAGCGAAATAATTTCATTGTACTATTCATTTAGCGGGATGATCATTTAGCAGCTATCCTGTGAAAGGAGCCATCTTTCGTGGATGTATGGTTGACAGTTCTTATGTGATAAGGTCCGGAAGGAGGACGGGTATTTTCTCAACGTCTGGTGAAGATACAATGTTTCTCTGAACGGTTATTTGCTAAAAAGTACGGGCTACACTTTAGCAAGTGCAGCCCGCGGTGTAGGGGTATGAATTTCTATTACTGAAAAGAGTGTACGATGGAACCCTGTACAATCCCGCTTGAATTGGACGGCTCTTCTTTTTTCACTTCTTTGCCATCGGCAAAGATCTGCAGTCTTATTTTACCTGGGTTGTCGGTGATTACCCCCAGCAGGAATGATCCGCCATAGTCGATGGTACGGGTTACAGTTACGGTGAAAGGCAGCGGTTTATTGCCCGATGTCAACGCGCCTGTTTCATTTGTATAGCTTATATCGGCTCTTGGGTTATTTCCTTCGATGCTGGTGACTTTGTATTCGATGGTAACTTTTTTAGGATAACCAGCGCCGAAATCAGGACCGTTGTTTTTTTTTGCTACAGGCGGTGAGGAAGGTAGCGGCAGTTACTAACAATGCGACGAATTTCACGGACGTTGTTTTGAATAAAGAAAGGTTCATAATTATGATGGTATTTAGTTAGCAAATCACATGACAGGTTGGGTTGATTGCTGACAATCTCAATGGGTTGGCGTTCATCAACGGTTTACGGTGTTGTTTTTATTATTTGTCCCCTTGGGAATAGCTATGTGAGCGGCATTCCCATTTATAGCACAAAAGTACCACGCTGTAGAAGGCTTGACAATACTGGCATTCATGGTTTTTTTTCTACTGGTTTTCCAGTATATTTGGGGGACCTTTACCTGCTATGCCGCCACCATAGCCGTAAAGTGTACCATCATCGCAATTTATCAATCAACCTAGGTGAATGTTATCACAAAAAAAAGAAGTGGCATTGGCTATCGTAGATGATCATCCTGTTGTATTACAGGGACTACAGAGCCTGCTGGAGCATGAACGGCACTTACATGTTACGGGATGTTTTACTACCGGTACTGATTTTCTGAATTTTCTTCCTGACAATGTTGTGGACATCGTATTGCTGGACATTACGTTACCGGATGTCAATGGTATGGACCTGTGTAAAAAGATCAAGTCTATTGCGGCTGACACGGCGGTGCTAGTGTTAAGCAATCACAGTGAGCGTAGTATTGTGATGCAGATGTTGCAGAACGGGGCGAGTGGTTACTTGTTGAAGAATGCGCCGGCGGGGGAATTATTGTCCTGTATACAGGAGGTATTGAACGGGCAGGTCGCTTTCAGCAATGCGGTGAAAGAGATATTGGCTAAGCCTGGTTCTACTGCACTTAAGAGTTTACCCAGGCTGACGAGGCGGGAGCATGAGATTTTGCAACTGATCGCCGACGGGCAGACGACAGCGGACATTGCCAACCATCTTTTTCTTAGTCCGTTGACGGTAGAGACACACCGGCGTAACCTATTGCAGAAGTTCGAAGCCAAGAATGTAGCTACGCTTATCAAGATAGCGGTACAACAAGGTTTTTTGTAAGCGAATAACAGTGCGGGGGGCACTATTATTCCATTGGCACGCTGATCGTGTGTGCGGGCATTTGTGCGCGCATCTTTCTGAACATCTTGTCTTTTTCCTGTGCGAAGACCTCTTCGCTTACCTCTTTCCCTTTTGTGGGAGGGCGGATGCCGGCTGCTTTTACTTTGTCCGTCAATGACACGGCGGTGAAAGTTGTTTTCACGTCGTTGCCTACCTGCAGTTCGAGTACGAGACCGGGGAGTTGCCCTGCTATTTGCGGAGCGACCGGCACGGGTATGTCTGTGGTGAACCATGCGATGATCTTCGCGGTATCGGTTATTTCTACCGGTTCAAATTTGCCATCGCGCATGGACATCTGCATTTTCTTTTCTGGTCGGCTGGCGACGGCTTTCCGGCAGGTCTTCCCTAGTATGGTCTTTGTTTCTTCTGCTATCTTCCAGGGCAGCGGTGTTACTTTTGTCCGGATGAGGAATGCTTTATCAAAGACGTATTGTTGCCGGGTGATGTTGCCTGTTGTAAAGTTAGTGTAGGTGGTTTCTTCCGATCCGCCGACGGCAGTAAAATGTGCGTCCATACCAGCGTTGGGGTCTGTGGGCAGTTCTTCATCGAGGTGTTGCCATAACATATGTTCTTTGGTGAAGCTGGCTTCGAATTTCACTTTGGGCATGTCAATCTTTTCCAATTTGCCAGATGTGGTGGCATCCATTCGTGTTGCGGCTACGGCTCTTCCGAGGGCCATGCCGCCTTTGGGAAACTGCATATTGAGTTCATAAACGACGGTGCCTTCCTGTTGTTGTGCGTGACCAGCAAGGAAACCTATCATGCTGCAGACCGTTAAAAGTATTCTTTTCATATGCGCGTATTAATAATGATTATGTCAATCGTCTTTTATTGTAATACCCTTCCGAGTTTGTAGGTGAATGTCAATAAGCCGTAGCGCGACAGTGCCTGGGCGCTGTTATCTTCTATGTATGCCGGTGTGATGTTGCGATATATCACTACGTTACTTTTGAGTATATCCCTTATGGTGAGTCTCAGCTCTCCTCTTTTGTTCTTTAGGAGGCTGTGGCTGATTGCGGCATGCCACAAGGGAATATTGGTATTAAAGCTCCTCTCCTGTTGCCGGTTGATGACATAGTAGAGAGAGGTGTTCAGATGCAGGCCTGCAAAAAGCGCCCAGTCTACCTGCAAGTCGTATTGTTGTGTCGAGAAGGTAGTGTTGGTTATTTTAGGCGCTGTATAGCGGGCGTAGTTGAAGCCATAGGCGGCACCGAGGGTAATATCGATCTTACTGGTAGGGGCAAGATCTATGTAGACGGTAGGTGCTGCATATAAGGTACGCGTACGATTCTCTATACCATTGACGAAGGATTGGTCCTGGTTGTAGCCGGCATTCCCGCCCACTCTTATTTTGCTTTGCAGCCATTGGACCGGAAAGCTGAGTTGTACATGGCCATTAAGTGAGAAGGTACCCTTTACATTTACAGGACGTATGTAGCGTTCTCCATTGGCGGTGAGGGAATCTGTGGTAGCGATCTTATGCTGTATGCCGGAGAATACGAGCCCTGCGAAGAGGGATCGGCCGCT
Protein-coding regions in this window:
- a CDS encoding threonine ammonia-lyase; its protein translation is MITLNDIRQAHDRIRPFIHRTPVMTNTFINELTGAEIYFKCENFQKIGAFKARGGLNAVLQLADKGTAKSIVTHSSGNHAQAIAYAARQVGLPAYIVMPRTAPIVKKQAVIDYGASVIECEPTLEAREAGVEAIISSEGAHMIHPFDNDHVITGQATAAKELIEDSRFTFDTILAPVGGGGLLSGTSLSTAYLSPRTVVIAGEPEGAADAVLSFKSGKVEKAPYVNTIADGLLTHVSDRTLHIIRQHVTDILLASEEEIIAAMKLVWERMKIIIEPSAAVPFAAVLKNKTRFAGQKIGIIITGGNVDLTKLPF
- a CDS encoding RidA family protein, which codes for MKMIAPANLPTPAGHYTPGVVSGNLLFVSGQLPVKPDGSHTSAEPFEVQAQQAISNLLEVVKAAGAAVNHIVKVNVYIAGVQYWPVFNQLYAAAMGNHKPARAIIPVPELHHGYLVEIDAVAELPQ
- a CDS encoding SDR family oxidoreductase, which codes for MGYYTGKVIWITGASSGIGEALAYQWAAAGAKLILSSRREAELERVRQATTSPGNVKILPLDLEDINALPAKTTAAIALFGQVDIMVHNGGISSRSTVAETEMEVHRRVMELDYFSYVALTKALLPHFQQRRNGHFVVMSSVMGKIGTPLRAAYAGAKHALHGFFDCLRAEVHQDNIKVTVLTPGYIQTNITVHAVTKDGSPLGVTSDNIKNGLSAHKAAQQISRLVAAGKFEAYVGKKSSEWAALLLNRLAPAALMKKVRNIPPK
- a CDS encoding M20 metallopeptidase family protein, translated to MLKQKIQDLARQLHADTIANRRHLHTNPELSFVEHNTASFIEQKLTEIGLPFKRMATTGVIAEIKGKKPGGAIMALRADIDALPIQERNEVPYRSQNPGVMHACGHDVHTSSLLGSARILKALEEEWAGTVKLIFQPGEELLPGGASILIKEGVLENPRPASILGQHTMPELAAGKIGFRAGKYMASVDEIYITVEGKGGHAAMPNIVIDPIMIACQMLTALQQVVSRHANPLTPSVLSFGRFIGAGIHNVIPDVVTIEGTFRTLDEQWRKEAHRRIEQIAKSQVEGMGGKCHIEIRKGYPVLINEEKLTALTRQHTVEYLGAANVVDLDIWMAAEDFASYSQVADACFYRLGTGNVDKGITSGLHTATFDVDEHALEVSTGLMAWLTLKNLEHLQHVHS
- a CDS encoding SRPBCC family protein; translation: MSNTPLLFERTFNAPAAKVWQAITDHRQMKEWYFDLEDFKPEVGFFFEFSAGADDKQYVHLCEVTEVEPGKKLTYSWKYQGFPGESFVTFELFPDGDKTRLVLTHRGLESFPSRDDKNFGIESFTAGWTQIIGTNLKQFLEK
- a CDS encoding NAD(P)-dependent oxidoreductase translates to MTTTTQQTGVTVIGLGDMGSVLAHVLLDKGYTVTVWNRRRDKAAALVARGAMLATDVVAAVGASAVTIICVTDYAISHGILHTAAVGAALSGRLLIELSTGTPADARHGERWAAAQGIVYLDGAILATPRQVGRADTPIFVSGDRAAYERGVDILQALAGGLQYMGEAPGAAAAWDLGFLSYLFMGALGLLHAARIFETEGIPVDGLGNMIAQVSPGIGEMIQGMALAIHQNDFEQPESSLLICALTMDLLIRQAAENGINDEMPRFFKGLYQRGLDAGYGGEKFAAMIKVLR
- a CDS encoding tetratricopeptide repeat-containing sensor histidine kinase — translated: MKKYYLIVIIIQLLMLSAAQLQAQNDLRRRIDSLEQLLPKKKTDTGRAWVMGLLSQAYSGQDSIKAFRYARQCLDINRKQQYRHGIAFGYYSLGFCYLDVSNFDDAKRNFQLADSLTRNDTSAMGLFIHIRAVGNIANVMAILRLPKTELELLIGLIPDIERTKDSNALGVVIANIASELNNVNEQRKAYPYFIRAIEIFKRTPLKESLTLVYLNMSECMEALDSIPQMKYYLDEAKTVLDGMSVSDLWPSYYVHEAQYLRKIGQQQAALAAFRKGEEIAVKYRRDYPLNNIWKGMGETYFTLKDYPNARKYIRLFYDKAVVEKAAINELEALQLLAAIEDSSGNRPQAYAWLRKYNQLNDSIKQEEVKIQVADLEARYQNAKKEQQILRLRNKTKQQELILQRSAFINYLLIAGFIILLILLFLLYILHRNRKRVYAFEMEKIQQEHRISLLYAMLEGQEQERTRLARDLHDGLGGILSGTKMELSTLLKTNEQPTAHNALEKCLQWLNYATDELRRIAWSLMPETLVKFGLGAASTAYCDGLRSTGYNIVCQVLHYSNKMETTRQIVLYRVMQELVNNAIKHADAAEILVQLQENEESILLIVEDNGKGIPADKLRQATSSGMTNIRSRVEFLHGTLDIDTSPDIGATFTIECPISINK
- a CDS encoding glycoside hydrolase family 172 protein codes for the protein MKLFRFAWAALLLLPVTLPAQQQNRFNGLDMHLGNLYRLSNAQTRSISPENFSGEKGKGGMARLQDKQQPNAANAADAARDLGAGWKVNPFVIINPGQTFTLAEINSAGAIQHIWMTPTGIWRFSILRIYWDDEKEPSVECPVGDFFGMGWGEYAPLSSLPVAVNPGSAFNCYWAMPFRKKCRITMENINQEPMRLYYQVDYTLTDVPDDAAYFHAQFRRTNPNTSSDYIITDNIKGKGQYVGVYMAWGVNNNGWWGEGEIKFFLDGDTKYPTICGTGTEDYFCGSYNFDRGGKYIEFSSPYSGLPQVIRPDGSYRSQQRFGLYRWHIMDPIRFDKSLKVTIQDLGWRHNGRYLAQQSDIASVVFWYQTEPHQPFPKLPAKDLLEVN
- a CDS encoding response regulator transcription factor → MLSQKKEVALAIVDDHPVVLQGLQSLLEHERHLHVTGCFTTGTDFLNFLPDNVVDIVLLDITLPDVNGMDLCKKIKSIAADTAVLVLSNHSERSIVMQMLQNGASGYLLKNAPAGELLSCIQEVLNGQVAFSNAVKEILAKPGSTALKSLPRLTRREHEILQLIADGQTTADIANHLFLSPLTVETHRRNLLQKFEAKNVATLIKIAVQQGFL
- a CDS encoding GLPGLI family protein, with product MKRILLTVCSMIGFLAGHAQQQEGTVVYELNMQFPKGGMALGRAVAATRMDATTSGKLEKIDMPKVKFEASFTKEHMLWQHLDEELPTDPNAGMDAHFTAVGGSEETTYTNFTTGNITRQQYVFDKAFLIRTKVTPLPWKIAEETKTILGKTCRKAVASRPEKKMQMSMRDGKFEPVEITDTAKIIAWFTTDIPVPVAPQIAGQLPGLVLELQVGNDVKTTFTAVSLTDKVKAAGIRPPTKGKEVSEEVFAQEKDKMFRKMRAQMPAHTISVPME